The Miscanthus floridulus cultivar M001 chromosome 17, ASM1932011v1, whole genome shotgun sequence genome has a window encoding:
- the LOC136517014 gene encoding heavy metal-associated isoprenylated plant protein 3-like produces the protein MKTKKGGGAEDERRTEATTKTAKKKGDGDEAAAAVVLRMELHCDGCALKVRKAIKGAQGAESVRTDVAAGTVTVAGKADPWDLRDRIQARMARHKPAIDIAFVSPANPPRPPPKPKQQEQQQGRQSINKNKDDGAAAKDSKGKGRHDKDGNKLRPPPESTVVLNIQLHCKGCTDRIKRKANKIEGVKQVTVDTGREQVTVKGTMDAKALPDVLSAKLKRRVTTVVVPPMTNKKKVKAAAASDGGGDNHDGNTEQGEASSTAGGAKKNQNWKKQQRGEAAAVPGDDHDDEMASWMSEEQQYPMTIFPASYGRGGSVGSSYRVELLQGPPPFSDENPNACSLM, from the exons ATGAAGACGAAGAAAGGCGGCGGTGCAGAAGACGAGCGGCGGACAGAGGCGACAACCAAGACGGCGAAGAAGAAGGGCGACGGTGATGAAGCAGCAGCGGCAGTGGTGCTGAGGATGGAGCTGCACTGCGACGGGTGCGCGCTCAAGGTGAGGAAAGCCATCAAGGGCGCGCAGGGCGCGGAGAGCGTGAGGACGGACGTGGCGGCGGGCACAGTGACGGTGGCCGGCAAGGCCGACCCCTGGGACCTTAGGGACCGCATCCAGGCCAGGATGGCGCGGCACAAGCCCGCCATCGATATCGCTTTCGTCTCCCCGGCCAATCCCCCTCGACCTCCGCCCAAGCCcaagcagcaggagcagcagcaggggcGGCAGAGTATCAACAAGAACAAGGACGACGGCGCCGCCGCAAAGGACAGCAAGGGCAAAGGCCGCCATGACAAGGACGGTAACAAACTG AGGCCGCCGCCGGAATCGACGGTGGTGCTCAACATCCAGCTTCACTGCAAAGGCTGCACTGACCGGATCAAACGCAAAGCCAACAAGATCGAAGGGGTGAAGCAGGTGACCGTCGACACGGGCAGGGAGCAGGTGACCGTGAAGGGCACCATGGACGCCAAGGCCCTCCCCGACGTCCTCAGCGCCAAGCTCAAGCGGCGGGTCACCACCGTGGTGGTCCCGCCCATGACCAACAAGAAGAAGGTCAAGGCCGCCGCTGCTAGTGATGGTGGCGGCGATAACCATGATGGCAACACGGAGCAGGGTGAGGCcagcagtactgctggtggcgcCAAGAAGAACCAGAACTGGAAGAAACAGCAGCGAGGAGAGGCCGCAGCTGTACCCGGCGATGACCACGACGACGAAATGGCTTCTTGGATGTCGGAGGAGCAGCAGTACCCGATGACGATATTCCCGGCGTCGTACGGAAGAGGAGGATCAGTAGGGTCGTCGTACCGCGTCGAGTTGCTGCAGGGGCCGCCGCCGTTCAGCGATGAGAACCCCAATGCATGCTCCCTCATGTGA